The genomic region CGTCCACTGGCCTGCGAGAATGGTTCCACAGTTCTCACACATCAGTAGCCGATCGTTATCTGTTCTGCTGCTTTCCCGTTGCTGGTGAGAGGGCATCAACAGAAGTTTCTCGCAGTTTTGCTTACCCGTTCAGGTTGAGCACTCATGCTATCTTAGTTCGTCAGCCCAACCCCACAAATAGCAAGATTCCCACGATGACCCTCCATTCGAGCAGAGCCGTCACAGCGCAAGAGGACACAATCTTGCTTCCCTTTGCTGATCACGGTCTCAGTCAGTCAAATCAGTGATGGGGTATTGTGTAGCTGAGTAGAGCGTTCAGCCGCTCTCGCTAAGTAATAGCTGTCTATGACTCTACTCCCCTCGATTCTCTCATATTTCGATCATTGAATTCAACCCTCGGATCGTCATATTAGAGCACTTGGTCAGTCAGGGGATTCCTATTCTACGTCCTGAACGGCAGTCATGATCGATGCAAGAGTGTCAAAACTGTGGAGGCGAAGTCACCGATCAGTACGCACGCGTGTTCGCTCCGCCAGAGCTACACGGTGTGCGTCTATCCGAACTGTGAGGACAAACTTCGGGACGGAAAGGGTCAGGTCCGCGCATTGTGCTTCGCTGAACCCATCTCAGAGTTGGCCAGACGAGAGCTGGTAGGGATATAGTAACTCTGGACGACATGCTGACTACACGGCGCATATTCAGCGCAGATAAAGCTACACTATGAGGCCATTCAGGTCGCTCAAATATACTGCGAGACGAACGCTCGGTGTTCAGCCGCACGTTCGTCACGCTCCGAGGGACTGGCGTCGCGGTACCAGAGCGGCAGGCACGCCATCGCATCGATGCGACATGCGACCCGATAGACATCCATTCGTTTGTGAGTAGTGTTATCAAACGACCATTCTGGACGCATCTCGCTATAGCCAGATCGGAACGTTTGACGTAGCTCCTCCGTCCGGTCTGCGGGATCAACATCCAGCGTAAGGAGAAGTGATTCCGTGTTCGCGAGATTGTATGCGGGAGCACCAGCCGAGAAGATGCCCCAATCAAGGACTGCCTGTGCGTGACCGGTCGCCGACTCTACGAGGAGATTTCCACATCAATAATCATTATGACAGTATGTCGATGGCTGGGATGTCGGGAGTTCCGGGACCGTCTCTCTGAGATACTGTTGAAGGCTCGGGACGAGGTCAGCGAACCGCGCCTTGTCGTCAGCAAGATCCGGAAAGTATCCTCCTGAAGCGAGGGTATCTACATTGTCTTCGTAGGAAGCGAGCAGCCACTCGTGGAACGAGTCATAGGCAGGAAATTCAGCGGTGTCCAGTACAGTGAGTTCGCCGTCGACGACGCCGATCCTGCCGGTTTTGTGAAGCGGTCCAAGCATATGGAGCTTTGCGAGATTCTGCCCTGCCTCGTGAAGAACCTCTGTGCGTGCGGTCTTTGAGAGGCTGCGAACCCGCCCCTCGTAGTTTGCACCCTGAACGTGACTCATCAGATAAAATGGCGTGGGATACTCCGCGTGTTCATCACAATACCCGTACACTGTTGGGACTGGTATCGAAGTCTCTCTGCCGACGAACGAGAGGATGCGTGGTTCAGCGCGGGCTGTTTCGGGAGCTACATGATCGGCCGTCGTTACTTTGAGGACCGTTGTCAGTGGCCCGTTCGATGCTTGAACGTCCACGCTGGCCACAAGGTCGGTGCCGCTTGCGACACGGGCAATAGCCTCTACGTTCCATAACGGCCTGAGGAAGTGGATCATCTCAACGATGGTCTCATCGCTGAGATCCTTATCGAGTGATGAACCAGCAGTCACACGGTATGCTACGGGCGCTCATTTAAGAGATGACCGGCGCGGTCGGAGAATGACCTAATTAACTCTCTCGACTGCGGACTATTGCTCTGTACTGAATGAGCGCTGGGATCACCAGCACCAAGGGCTTGAGATGATACTGGCCGCTTGCTGAATACACCCTTTGTATGCAGCAAGCATTTTGGCCCACACCCGAGTAGATCAAGGATATGGACGTTCTTCGATTGCTTGACGAGCTCCGTGTTCTGGCTCAGGCTGGCCTGTTCTGGGCGGAGCGCAACGACCATCCGTATGATAAAGAGCGGTATGAGCGCATTCTCAAACTCGTCGCTCAACAGTACGATGAAACGTTGGAGGTACCCACAGAAGAGGCTCATGAGCGTCTCACCTGCAATCTCGGATATGTCACTCCGAACATCGGCGTCAAGGCAGCGATCTTCGACGAGGAAGGACGGATGTTGCTGATGGAGCGCCCTGACGAACCCGTGAAGGGGACGTGGGATATCCCCGGTGGTGCGGTCGAACCGTTTGAAGGACCAGCCGAAACTGCGGTACGCGAGACATGCGAGGAAACCGGGCTCGATGTAGAGACTGTCGAAGTGGTTGACGCCTACCCCATGGAACCCAATGCGCTCAATCCACACGGCCACGTTCTTCTGCTGTATCTCTGTGAAAAGATCGGCGGGACACTACAATTGTCGAGAGAGGGGACGGATCTCCAGTACTGGGATATCGAAGACGTTCCCGAATGGACGCTCAAATTCCAACAACCAGCGCTTGATGCACGTCAGCGATGGGCCAAAGAGAAGTAGATCCAGCATCGGTTGATTTTCTATTTGGACGAAGAGTAACGAATTTCATCTTCAACTACCGGCTATGCTGAATACACGCTCTGAATCAGTCAGGCGAGAGCTGGTAAGGATAGAGCAGTTCTTAACGACGATGCTGACCACACAGCGCGTGTCTTGCATCCGCTGGCTAAATTTATAGTTGGCCCCGGACACGTCTCTGCATGAGCGAACCGCTTCCCGAAGACCGATCTTCGGAACCGGTCACGGTCGATTCGATGGTGAGCGACCTACACGCTCTCGGCATCGAAACCGGCCACACGTTGCTCGTCCACGGGTCTCTCTCCTCGCTCGGCTGGGTCTGTGGCGGTGCGCCCGCCGTCGTAGATGCGCTCCAGTGCGTCGTAGGCGAGGACGGGAATGTCGTGATGCCGACGCATTCGCCCGGGAACAGGGATCCTTCCGATATGGAAAACCCGCCGGTTCCCGACTCGTGGTACGATACCATTCGCGAACAGATGCCGCCATACCGACCAGCCGTCACACCGACTCAGGGGATGGGTGCAATTGCCGAGTGTTTCCGTTCCTATCCAGATGTCCACCGGAGCGACCACCCACAGGTTTCATTCGCAGCGTGGGGCGCTGACGCTCAGTTCGTCACCGAGTATCATTCATTCAGCTATTCGCTCGGCGAGGAATCACCGCTGGCCCGTGTCTATGATCTCGGCGGCGACGTACTGTACCTCGGTACTTCCTATGCAACCAGTACCTCGCTCCATCTCGCTGAGTACCGCGCTGACCTTGATCTCGCCACGGAAACTCACGCCGGCGCGGCGCTTGTCGACGGAGAGCGTGAGTGGGTACAGTGGAAAGAAATCGATTATGATGACGGAGACTTTCCGGCCTGTGGCGAAGCGTTCGAGAGCGAGAATCCTGATGCCTTCGAGACGAGCACCGTCGGTGTCGGCGACGCTAAAATCGTCTCACAGCCGCCACTCGTGGATTTCGCGGTCGGATGGTTTGAGGCCAGTCGAGAGTGATATGTGATTTTTTAGTCACGGCTCTGCTGTACCCAGCCTCTACCTAGGGTGAAATCCTGACAGGTTCTGACTAGATTCGTGATTGATGCTCATCCTGCCTGCTCTGTAGTATGAGTGAATCAATAGGAGCAGGTGCGTCTCAGACCAACCAAAATTCGACGGGAGATCGCTCACTTCAGCCAGTTTCGTGACTGTAGATTCTGTGTCACTCTTTCGGAGCAGGTGGTTCATCGTGCCACGTTTCCCAGTTGTTAGCTATCGTGTCAGCAACAGCACGACCGACGCGATAGGCGTTGTCACAGGACGGGCCTTGCATGCGCCACTCACTATCCACTTCGCCCGCTTCGTCGGCATTGACTGGCGGCCGGTCGAAGTTTGATGCGGCACGGATACTGAGATAGCGATCAAGCGCACCGAACCGATCACAGGCAACGGCCGTGGCGAAGCCCTCGCACTCGGTTGTGGCGTATGTTCCCGCATCGTATCTCGAAACTAACGATTCGACTGCTGCAGCGCGGGTATGGCCATACCAGAAGTCCGCACCAGCAACGGATGTTCCAGTTTCCAATCGGGGAGGGTCAGTTGCCGGCGGTGCATCATACTTCGTCCGGTGTTCGCGGGCAGCGGCAGAATCTCGGAGATCAACGCCATCCGCCGCGCCACGGGCGGCAGTCACGAGGATTGTGTTGAGTTCATACGACTGAGACGGACCGAATCCCCACGGCTCGACGGTTGTGCCACCATCGTAGCGCATTTTCGCATCCCAATTGACGATGTGATCCGCAAGGACGACCGATCCAACGGTCCCTGCATGCGGCGAAATGCCAGCAACGCCAGCAGTAAGCAGATACGTATTATCGGTGTCAAGCGCATCAGTAGCGAGAAGCGCAGCAACGCTTACACCTGCGCGAGCCGGCCCTATCCCAGTAGCCGTGACACCGACACCGTGATCGGTGATCCATACCGGTGTGGGCACTCCCGATACTGTAATTTCGTGGGCGAACTCGTCGTAGCCATCGAGCCACCGGCCGAGCTCGCCGCTTCCGTCCGAGGCCTCATCAGGACCAAACGCCGTCAGTACGAGAACTCGTAACGGTTGGGAAGCCACAGCAGAAGCTGTCTACGCCGCATATTATTTCTTGTGAATCTTCGGGCTAGTGAGAGTATAGTGTAAATGGCGGAATTGGGGAACAGTTATGACACCACCCTTTGTTAGCAAGGCTCTCTTCTGTTTACGGAGAAGTCAAGAGATCACGTCTAAGGCTCCAGTCAATGATAGAATCGAGGCCGCCACCGCGGATGAGTGGAAAGAGCCTACGCGGAATCAGTACTTTCGAGGAGCGCATCGCGTGCTGGCACGAGTAAATCGCGCAATCCGTCCACCGATGATTCTCTACTGGGTTCCCAATCGTTCACCATCACAAGATCAAGCGGACAAAGAAGTGCTCCAGCATCCACATCTCGGTATTCTGCGATGGAGAATATCGTCGCAGCTTCCATCTCGACAGCCAGGACGCCCTCATCACGATAATGTTCGATTTCAGCGTCCGTTTCACGGTATATCGCATCCGTAGTCCATGACGAACCAGTCTGATGTTCCAATCCAGCAGCACCAAGAGCATTCTCCAACTGCGTCACGAGCGTACTGCTCGCGGAAGCATACATCTCGGAAGGGAGATAATGATGCGAAACACCTTCGTCACGAATGGCGCGGTTGCAGACTATCGGCTCATGACGAGCAACGTTGCCACCTAACCCACCACAGCCGCCGACAATACAGAATGTATCAGTTCCAAAACCGATGAGCTGTTCCATAGCAATAGCTGTAGTAGGAGCGCCGATGCCAAAGTTCCCTAACACGCCGACACGTCCCTCGGTATCTGAAAGAGTATAGAATCGGTCAGGGCTAAGAATGAGCCGATCCTCACCGAGAGTTTCAATTTTGGTCTCCGCATGCTTTTCGACAATATATTCAAAGAAACCCGGCTGATAGCAGAGAACGACCGCCTCCGGAACTTCAACATCATGAGCGTCCCTTGATCTCTCCATAGCCTCGGGGGTGAGGTGTGCCGACGCACCATACTTGTCGGGGTAGTTTGGGAACGGCATGTGGTAATCCAACTGTGCCGCTCGCTTAGATGTTCCCCTCAATCAAATGACGAACAGTCTGGTGCTGATAGCGATTATCGGAGCAACTCGTAGTTTTGCGCGAACCCTTCCCAGCAGTTGGGACGTGCAGCATGCGAGATACAAGGGGGGCGTATCTTGCAACCCAACTAATGGAACACTTTCGCAGGTCCCAGAGGTAGGTTGGGGAAGTGGCAATTACCCCGTCCACATCGAAGCAGTACATTTTTGATTAACCACATGAACTATCGAACAGATCGTTTTATGACCCACCGGTTCACGGCTCGCCCGGTATTCGACCCCTTCTCGCCGCCCGCTGCCTGACGGGCCCGATAGCCGCAGCACTCGGGTTCGTTTCGCTGCCTCTCCGGTAGCCGCACTTCCTCTCGACCACACACGCACATGCCGAAACCCGCCGAGTCGCCGGCCCAGCGTCGGCGCTCGCACGACCGCGTACCGACACACGAATCACGACCGAACCGCCCGCGCCGATGCCCGAAACTCTGGTGGGGGAACTGCCCGCCCACCCCACTCAAAGCCGTGCCGATGTCTCTGGCGGGTGATCGCTGATGAACGCTCTCGACCGGGTGCTGTGGCACAACGCCGATTTCCGACGCTTCTTCGCCGGGCAGTTCGTCACGAACGCCGGGGACAGCCTCTACACGGTGGCGATGCTCTGGCTCGCCTTCGAGCTGAGCGGCTCGACGCTAGTCACCGGCGCGCTGAACTCGATACTGCTGTTGCCGTGGCTATTACAGGTATTCGCCGGACCGCTCATCGACCGCCTGCCGCTCGAACGCGTTCTCGTTGGCTCGCAAATGATTCAGGGCACCGTCGTGCTGGCCCTGCCGCTAGCGGCGGCGACAGGGTACTTGGACGTCGGCGTCCTGTTCGTCGTCGCTCCGGTGTTGATGCTCGCGTCGCTGCTGATGGCACCGATGGAGACGGCGCTATTACCCCGTATTGTCGACGACGAACGTCTTTCCAGCGCGAACTCGGCGCTCTCAACCGTGACGCTCGGGCTGGACATGGTGTTCGACGCGCTCGGCGGCGTCTTCGTCGCCGTGTTCGGCGTGACGGCCCTGTTCCTCGCCGACTCGGTCACATTCGCCGCCGCTGCGCTACTGTTCGCCGGTATCCGGATTGGAACCGCTTTGGGGACTGACGGGCGCACGGAATCGAGGGATGAAACGGTGGACCCGACCGTCCGTTCGGTACTACGCTCGTACGTCTCGGACCTTCGGGACGGCGTCGCGGTGCTCCGCGGGACGGTGTTCGTCGAACTGATACTGATGACTGCAGTGGCGAATTTCACAACCGGCGTCGCGCTGGCGATACTCCCGGCGTTCGGCGACGGCCTCGGTGGCCCCGCCATCTACGGTCTGCTGCTGGGTGCGCTCGGAATCGGCCGACTCGTCGGTTCGCTTGTCAGTCCGTGGGTCGAGGACGTGCGCTACGGCAGGCTGCTCCTCGCCCACGGGCTGGGTGCCTGCTGCTGGGTCGCGGCAGTCCTGGTGTCGTCGCCAGTATTCACGGTCGTCCTGTTCGGCCTCGCGTGGGTTCCCGCCGGTGTCTCGGGCGTACTTACGGCGACACTGAACCAGCGAGTGTTCCCGGCCGACCTGTTGGGTCGAGTTGCCGCGACGAAGGGTACCGTTTCTGGGGCGACACTCCCGCTGGGATCACTTATCGGTGGTGCGGTCGCTGAGGTGCTGGGAACAACGACGACGATGGCGCTGACCGCCAGCGGCTTCGCCTTCACAGCGGTCTACGTGCTTTTACGCCCGCGGCTTCGACGGCTCCCCGCCGTCAGGGCGGCCAAGCCGGAGGATTTCGACATCCAGACTGAGACGGAGTAAATAGTCAGGTGGTGGGACCGCTCTAGTCGGCCCGCCTCGTCATCCAAACGGGGCACTACCTAATGCTGTTTCATCGTTAATCTTCTTGCTGAATACAGCCTCTGTATCTCGCAGGCGATATCTCCCAACTACTGGGAAGGATTTCGCGCAAAACTATAGATTGCTCTGATAATTCCTATAGAACTGCTACTACCGCACCAAAAAGAGCGTATCCAACTCGAGACAGTCCCTCTGTTCATTGATTAAAATGATACCAGTGATCTCCCAAACCCATTGAGATACAATGATACTATATTATAAAACCCCGACGGTAGTGAAGTAGCCCGTTCATGCTCCGTTCACTCAGCATGGGCGCGACCTAATCGATATTCAAATACGGCGAACTCAGTCACGCATCCAGACCTGATAAGCAGTTGTTCCGATCCACAAAACGGCCAGTACGCCCAGAAGGAGTATGCTATCAGCATAGAAGG from Halococcus sediminicola harbors:
- a CDS encoding DUF7563 family protein, whose translation is MQECQNCGGEVTDQYARVFAPPELHGVRLSEL
- a CDS encoding phosphotransferase family protein — translated: MTAGSSLDKDLSDETIVEMIHFLRPLWNVEAIARVASGTDLVASVDVQASNGPLTTVLKVTTADHVAPETARAEPRILSFVGRETSIPVPTVYGYCDEHAEYPTPFYLMSHVQGANYEGRVRSLSKTARTEVLHEAGQNLAKLHMLGPLHKTGRIGVVDGELTVLDTAEFPAYDSFHEWLLASYEDNVDTLASGGYFPDLADDKARFADLVPSLQQYLRETVPELPTSQPSTYCHNDY
- a CDS encoding NUDIX hydrolase N-terminal domain-containing protein, whose protein sequence is MDVLRLLDELRVLAQAGLFWAERNDHPYDKERYERILKLVAQQYDETLEVPTEEAHERLTCNLGYVTPNIGVKAAIFDEEGRMLLMERPDEPVKGTWDIPGGAVEPFEGPAETAVRETCEETGLDVETVEVVDAYPMEPNALNPHGHVLLLYLCEKIGGTLQLSREGTDLQYWDIEDVPEWTLKFQQPALDARQRWAKEK
- a CDS encoding aminoglycoside N(3)-acetyltransferase — its product is MSEPLPEDRSSEPVTVDSMVSDLHALGIETGHTLLVHGSLSSLGWVCGGAPAVVDALQCVVGEDGNVVMPTHSPGNRDPSDMENPPVPDSWYDTIREQMPPYRPAVTPTQGMGAIAECFRSYPDVHRSDHPQVSFAAWGADAQFVTEYHSFSYSLGEESPLARVYDLGGDVLYLGTSYATSTSLHLAEYRADLDLATETHAGAALVDGEREWVQWKEIDYDDGDFPACGEAFESENPDAFETSTVGVGDAKIVSQPPLVDFAVGWFEASRE
- a CDS encoding phosphorylase family protein; protein product: MASQPLRVLVLTAFGPDEASDGSGELGRWLDGYDEFAHEITVSGVPTPVWITDHGVGVTATGIGPARAGVSVAALLATDALDTDNTYLLTAGVAGISPHAGTVGSVVLADHIVNWDAKMRYDGGTTVEPWGFGPSQSYELNTILVTAARGAADGVDLRDSAAAREHRTKYDAPPATDPPRLETGTSVAGADFWYGHTRAAAVESLVSRYDAGTYATTECEGFATAVACDRFGALDRYLSIRAASNFDRPPVNADEAGEVDSEWRMQGPSCDNAYRVGRAVADTIANNWETWHDEPPAPKE
- a CDS encoding nucleoside phosphorylase, whose product is MPFPNYPDKYGASAHLTPEAMERSRDAHDVEVPEAVVLCYQPGFFEYIVEKHAETKIETLGEDRLILSPDRFYTLSDTEGRVGVLGNFGIGAPTTAIAMEQLIGFGTDTFCIVGGCGGLGGNVARHEPIVCNRAIRDEGVSHHYLPSEMYASASSTLVTQLENALGAAGLEHQTGSSWTTDAIYRETDAEIEHYRDEGVLAVEMEAATIFSIAEYRDVDAGALLCPLDLVMVNDWEPSRESSVDGLRDLLVPARDALLESTDSA
- a CDS encoding MFS transporter, translating into MNALDRVLWHNADFRRFFAGQFVTNAGDSLYTVAMLWLAFELSGSTLVTGALNSILLLPWLLQVFAGPLIDRLPLERVLVGSQMIQGTVVLALPLAAATGYLDVGVLFVVAPVLMLASLLMAPMETALLPRIVDDERLSSANSALSTVTLGLDMVFDALGGVFVAVFGVTALFLADSVTFAAAALLFAGIRIGTALGTDGRTESRDETVDPTVRSVLRSYVSDLRDGVAVLRGTVFVELILMTAVANFTTGVALAILPAFGDGLGGPAIYGLLLGALGIGRLVGSLVSPWVEDVRYGRLLLAHGLGACCWVAAVLVSSPVFTVVLFGLAWVPAGVSGVLTATLNQRVFPADLLGRVAATKGTVSGATLPLGSLIGGAVAEVLGTTTTMALTASGFAFTAVYVLLRPRLRRLPAVRAAKPEDFDIQTETE